The proteins below come from a single Terriglobia bacterium genomic window:
- the priA gene encoding primosomal protein N' — protein sequence MAEYCDVALPVPLEANFTYRLNGAMPVIGGRVIVPFREQRLPGIVVALHDTPPRMAAKNVLTVLDASPVLDPELMKLGQWIADYYVAPLGEVFRTMLPLGAEFRRARGYRLTDRGMEALHQSATLGSSLRSPKSAEDQAQEIAVLNHLLDRDIVREESLRSATRATRETLNSLVRKKWIERVDLSAVRDATRTIRIAVLNESVEPRCAEAAKGRALNANQNALLDALKKSGGRIAIEQLNRLPIPRTTLATLIKRGLVMVENQPAEFRISSLKTRGLDFIFSQKQKTALEQINTAVAARKFSVTLLHGITGSGKTAVYLAAMQEVLRSGRSAIMLVPEIGLTPAAAAHLHQVFGEEVAILHSGLSDAERAEQWHRIRRSEARMVVGTRSAVFAPVSDLALIVVDEEHDTSYKQEETPRYHARDVAIMRAKMKTAGAAVVLGSATPSLESYHNARTGKYSLVELPDRVERRPLPEVEILDMREEFRATGMTNEQLISRKLAADIGERLARNEQIMLLLNRRGYSAFVLCRTCGDTVQCKNCAISMTHHKRRRVLECHYCGYTRPVPQTCPKCASEYVQFLGSGSEKLEEQLHGMFPQARIARLDRDTVHGRDDFERVLSALHAGELDMVVGTQMIAKGHDIHGVTLVGVVGADLALMFPDFRSAERTFQLLAQVAGRAGRGSTPGTVILQTYFPEHYAVQYAAQHDFRSFYEKELRYRNWMRYPPFSALANVLVRSNRLDDALKWAGTLGNWLEKTPHEGIRALGPAAAPLSRLKTEYRYHFVLKSSSRAKLNGLLRAMLAHAVAQKIPRTNVVVDVDALSLL from the coding sequence ATGGCTGAGTATTGCGACGTCGCGCTGCCCGTGCCGCTGGAGGCGAACTTCACCTACCGCCTCAACGGCGCCATGCCGGTGATTGGCGGGCGCGTTATCGTCCCGTTCCGCGAGCAGCGCCTGCCCGGGATCGTGGTCGCGCTGCACGACACGCCGCCGAGGATGGCAGCGAAGAACGTCCTCACGGTCCTCGACGCTTCGCCGGTGCTCGATCCAGAACTGATGAAACTCGGGCAATGGATCGCCGACTACTATGTTGCCCCGCTCGGCGAAGTCTTTCGCACCATGCTGCCCCTCGGCGCCGAATTTCGTCGCGCGCGCGGCTATCGCCTCACCGACCGCGGCATGGAAGCGCTGCACCAGTCGGCGACCCTCGGCTCGTCATTGCGTTCCCCGAAATCCGCCGAGGACCAAGCCCAGGAGATCGCCGTCCTCAACCACCTCCTCGACCGCGACATTGTCCGCGAAGAATCCCTGCGCTCCGCCACCCGCGCAACGCGGGAAACTCTGAATTCGCTGGTGCGTAAGAAGTGGATCGAACGCGTTGATCTTTCCGCCGTGCGTGACGCCACCCGCACCATCCGCATCGCTGTACTGAATGAATCCGTGGAACCGCGCTGCGCCGAGGCCGCCAAAGGTCGCGCGCTCAATGCGAACCAAAACGCGTTGCTGGACGCGTTGAAAAAATCCGGCGGACGCATCGCCATCGAACAACTCAACCGACTTCCGATTCCGCGCACCACGCTGGCGACGCTCATCAAGCGCGGCCTCGTTATGGTCGAAAACCAGCCCGCCGAATTTCGCATCTCGTCGCTGAAGACGCGTGGTCTCGATTTCATCTTCAGCCAAAAACAGAAAACCGCGCTCGAGCAGATCAACACCGCCGTCGCCGCCAGGAAATTTTCCGTCACGCTCCTGCACGGCATCACCGGGTCGGGTAAGACGGCGGTGTATCTCGCCGCCATGCAGGAAGTGCTGCGTTCCGGCCGCTCCGCCATCATGCTGGTTCCCGAGATCGGTCTCACGCCCGCTGCTGCCGCGCACCTCCACCAGGTGTTCGGAGAAGAAGTCGCCATTCTGCACTCCGGCCTCTCGGACGCCGAGCGCGCCGAGCAGTGGCATCGCATCCGGCGTAGCGAGGCGCGCATGGTGGTCGGCACGCGCTCGGCCGTTTTTGCGCCGGTCAGCGATCTCGCGCTCATCGTGGTGGATGAGGAGCACGACACCTCCTACAAGCAGGAGGAAACCCCGCGCTACCATGCCCGCGACGTGGCCATCATGCGCGCAAAGATGAAGACGGCGGGCGCGGCGGTCGTGCTAGGCTCCGCGACGCCGTCGCTGGAGTCCTACCACAACGCGCGCACGGGCAAGTACTCGCTGGTCGAGCTGCCGGATCGTGTCGAGCGCCGCCCGCTGCCCGAAGTCGAAATCCTCGACATGCGCGAAGAGTTCCGCGCAACCGGCATGACCAACGAACAGCTCATCTCCCGCAAGCTCGCCGCCGATATCGGCGAACGTCTGGCGCGCAACGAACAAATCATGCTGCTGCTCAACCGCCGCGGCTATTCGGCATTCGTTCTCTGTCGCACCTGCGGCGACACGGTGCAGTGCAAGAACTGCGCCATCTCGATGACGCACCACAAGCGCCGCCGCGTGCTCGAGTGCCACTATTGCGGCTATACGCGCCCGGTGCCGCAGACCTGTCCCAAGTGCGCCAGCGAGTACGTGCAGTTCCTCGGCTCCGGATCGGAGAAGCTGGAAGAACAGCTCCACGGCATGTTCCCGCAGGCGCGCATCGCTCGTCTCGACCGCGACACCGTCCACGGCCGCGACGATTTCGAGCGCGTTCTCTCCGCCCTGCATGCCGGCGAGCTGGACATGGTTGTCGGAACACAGATGATCGCCAAGGGCCACGATATTCATGGGGTCACGCTGGTGGGCGTGGTCGGCGCCGACCTCGCGCTCATGTTTCCCGACTTCCGCTCCGCCGAGCGCACCTTTCAGCTCCTTGCGCAGGTGGCGGGACGCGCCGGACGCGGCAGCACTCCGGGCACCGTCATCCTGCAAACCTACTTTCCCGAGCACTACGCGGTGCAGTACGCCGCCCAGCACGACTTCCGGTCGTTCTACGAAAAGGAACTCCGCTACCGCAACTGGATGCGCTATCCGCCGTTCAGCGCACTCGCCAACGTGCTGGTGCGCAGCAACCGCCTCGACGACGCGCTCAAGTGGGCGGGCACGCTGGGAAATTGGCTGGAGAAGACGCCGCACGAGGGAATCCGCGCGCTCGGACCCGCGGCCGCGCCGTTGTCACGACTCAAGACGGAATACCGCTACCATTTCGTGTTGAAATCTTCCAGCCGCGCCAAGCTCAATGGATTGTTGCGAGCCATGCTGGCTCACGCCGTCGCACAAAAAATCCCGCGCACGAACGTTGTGGTGGATGTAGACGCTCTGTCGCTTCTTTGA
- the dcd gene encoding dCTP deaminase, producing MSIKSDRWIRRMAQEHDMINPFSEKQVGTGVISYGLSSYGYDLRVADEFKIFTNINATVVDPKDFDERSFVAMQSECAIIPPNSFALARSVEYFKIPRDVLSVCVGKSTYARCGIIVNVTPFEPEWEGFVTLEISNTTPLPAKIYANEGLCQILFFQSDEQCEISYADRKGKYQAQKGIVLPKVNKK from the coding sequence ATGTCTATCAAAAGCGATCGCTGGATCCGCCGCATGGCGCAGGAACACGACATGATCAACCCGTTCTCCGAGAAGCAGGTTGGGACCGGCGTCATTTCCTATGGCCTGTCGAGCTACGGCTACGACCTGCGCGTCGCCGACGAGTTCAAGATCTTCACCAACATCAACGCCACCGTGGTCGATCCCAAAGACTTCGACGAGCGCTCGTTTGTCGCCATGCAGTCGGAGTGCGCCATCATTCCGCCCAATTCGTTTGCGCTGGCCCGCTCGGTGGAGTACTTCAAGATTCCGCGCGACGTGCTGTCCGTCTGCGTCGGCAAGTCCACCTACGCGCGCTGCGGAATCATCGTCAACGTCACCCCGTTCGAGCCCGAATGGGAAGGCTTCGTGACGCTGGAAATCTCCAATACCACGCCGCTGCCGGCCAAAATCTACGCCAACGAGGGCCTGTGCCAGATCCTGTTTTTCCAGTCCGACGAGCAGTGCGAGATCAGCTACGCCGACCGCAAGGGCAAGTACCAGGCGCAGAAGGGTATCGTGCTGCCGAAGGTGAATAAGAAATAG
- a CDS encoding site-2 protease family protein, with the protein MSDPIPPVPPAYDLQPIEVFLVPERPRRRYWLHALLLLATVFTTLVVGARLQFNFLNNLPAFSLDDNTLPLFPLGWVMAEPSRLLLGVPFAGTLMLILLAHEMGHFIYCLRYGVNATLPFFIPAPTLIGTLGAFIRIKSPIRSREALFDIGIAGPIAGFVVALITLVAALTLSKPSQPGVPVSDIVFGYPLVFHFAHWLLGTLDISGPGQIPLGAAYLHPTAIAAWVGMFATALNLLPGGQLDGGHMVYALSPRLHKHVSRLTVGILLPMGFFLWAGWLVWALLLTISGVRHPQVPLWPGLRANRILLALLALAMLILTFVPEPFKGAALR; encoded by the coding sequence ATGTCTGACCCGATTCCACCTGTCCCCCCGGCCTACGACCTTCAGCCCATCGAGGTGTTCCTGGTGCCGGAGCGCCCGCGCCGGCGCTACTGGCTGCACGCGCTGCTGCTGCTGGCGACCGTCTTTACCACGCTGGTGGTCGGGGCGCGGCTGCAATTCAACTTCCTTAACAACCTGCCGGCGTTTTCCCTCGACGACAACACGCTGCCGCTGTTTCCGCTGGGCTGGGTGATGGCCGAGCCGTCGCGCCTGCTGCTGGGCGTGCCGTTCGCGGGCACCTTGATGCTGATCCTGCTGGCGCACGAGATGGGGCACTTCATCTACTGCCTGCGTTACGGCGTGAACGCAACCCTGCCGTTCTTCATCCCGGCGCCGACGCTGATCGGAACCTTGGGCGCGTTCATCCGCATCAAGTCGCCGATCCGCTCGCGCGAAGCACTGTTCGACATCGGCATCGCGGGGCCGATTGCCGGATTCGTGGTCGCGCTCATCACCTTGGTCGCTGCCCTGACCCTGTCCAAGCCGTCGCAGCCGGGCGTGCCGGTATCCGACATTGTCTTCGGATACCCGCTGGTCTTTCACTTCGCGCATTGGTTGCTGGGGACCCTGGACATCAGCGGGCCGGGACAGATTCCCCTCGGCGCGGCGTATCTGCACCCGACGGCCATCGCTGCCTGGGTGGGAATGTTCGCCACCGCGCTGAACCTGTTACCCGGCGGTCAACTCGACGGCGGGCACATGGTGTATGCGCTTTCGCCGCGGCTGCACAAGCACGTGTCGCGATTGACGGTCGGAATCCTGCTGCCCATGGGATTTTTCCTTTGGGCGGGATGGCTGGTCTGGGCGCTGCTGCTGACCATCAGCGGCGTGCGTCATCCGCAGGTGCCGCTGTGGCCCGGCCTGCGCGCCAACCGAATATTGCTGGCGCTGCTGGCGCTGGCGATGCTGATCCTGACCTTCGTGCCCGAGCCGTTTAAGGGCGCGGCGCTGCGCTAG
- a CDS encoding integration host factor subunit beta: MIKLDIINEVVNKTGITKTKAELAVETVFDSMKKALSHGDRIELRGFGVFNVRPRKTGIGRNPRTGAEVNIPPGKAVRFKPGKELQSID, translated from the coding sequence GTGATCAAGCTCGATATCATCAACGAAGTGGTCAACAAGACCGGCATCACCAAGACCAAGGCGGAATTGGCGGTGGAAACCGTGTTCGACAGCATGAAGAAAGCGCTGTCGCACGGCGACCGCATTGAACTGCGCGGCTTTGGCGTGTTCAATGTTCGCCCGCGCAAGACCGGCATTGGCCGCAACCCGCGCACCGGCGCCGAGGTCAACATCCCGCCCGGCAAGGCTGTGCGCTTCAAGCCCGGCAAGGAACTGCAGTCGATTGACTAA
- a CDS encoding RNA chaperone Hfq — protein sequence MKETDSTAVGRAPEPAEGFANRKLIRPTLNRSETRADGERRERPERAASAKKVPPAEQTHAENFYYQKQMQAKTPMVIVLQDGDSMEGVIEWYDKSCIKINRTGQPNVLIYKAAIKYMFKASEERR from the coding sequence ATGAAGGAAACTGATTCCACCGCTGTGGGAAGGGCGCCCGAGCCCGCCGAGGGGTTTGCCAACCGCAAGCTGATCCGCCCCACGCTGAACCGCAGCGAGACCCGCGCCGACGGCGAACGCCGCGAGCGGCCCGAGCGCGCCGCCTCCGCCAAGAAGGTCCCTCCCGCGGAACAGACGCACGCCGAGAATTTTTACTACCAGAAGCAGATGCAGGCCAAAACACCCATGGTCATCGTGCTCCAGGACGGCGATTCCATGGAAGGCGTCATCGAGTGGTACGACAAGAGCTGCATCAAGATCAACCGTACCGGCCAGCCCAACGTCCTCATCTACAAAGCCGCCATCAAGTACATGTTCAAGGCCAGCGAAGAGCGGCGGTAG